One genomic region from Leifsonia sp. Root1293 encodes:
- a CDS encoding DUF429 domain-containing protein: protein MPLFLGVDLAWGEGTATRAANETGLAAIAADGTVIDAGWARGINEVERWLLATASVGDVIAIDAPLVVANRTGMRECEREVGRRYGRWKVSANASNLGLGWLAGVTLRRRLEAAGFTCISGTDAARDDIVQFFECYPYTTLVGAVELGYDGERPRYKRPNLAIPASERREFRAHQCDDLIARLAALTVAETPLDLGSHPVTHDLLNTPSPLTDAAYKHREDLIDAVICAWTASLWARHHLDRCQVLGADSQPDDEGRLATIVAPARPEQRRPREH, encoded by the coding sequence ATGCCCCTCTTCCTCGGCGTCGACCTCGCCTGGGGCGAGGGAACCGCGACCCGCGCCGCGAACGAGACCGGCCTCGCCGCCATCGCCGCTGACGGCACGGTCATCGACGCAGGGTGGGCCCGCGGCATCAACGAGGTCGAGCGCTGGCTGCTGGCGACGGCATCCGTCGGCGACGTGATCGCGATCGACGCGCCTCTCGTGGTTGCGAACCGCACAGGCATGCGCGAGTGCGAGCGCGAGGTCGGGCGCCGCTACGGTCGCTGGAAGGTCTCGGCGAACGCCAGCAACCTCGGCCTCGGCTGGCTCGCCGGAGTCACCCTGCGCAGACGTCTGGAGGCCGCTGGATTCACCTGCATCAGCGGAACGGATGCCGCCCGCGACGACATCGTGCAGTTCTTCGAGTGCTACCCGTACACGACACTCGTCGGCGCCGTCGAGCTCGGCTACGACGGGGAACGCCCCCGCTACAAGCGCCCCAACCTCGCCATCCCGGCGTCGGAGCGACGCGAGTTCAGGGCACACCAGTGCGACGACCTGATCGCGCGCCTCGCAGCGCTCACCGTCGCCGAGACGCCGCTCGACCTTGGCTCGCATCCCGTGACGCATGACCTTCTGAACACCCCGTCACCGCTGACGGATGCCGCCTACAAGCACCGCGAAGACCTCATCGATGCGGTCATCTGCGCTTGGACGGCCTCGCTCTGGGCGCGCCATCACCTCGATCGCTGCCAGGTGCTCGGAGCCGACTCGCAGCCCGACGACGAGGGCCGGCTCGCGACCATCGTCGCCCCGGCGCGGCCGGAGCAGCGGCGACCGCGGGAGCACTGA
- a CDS encoding PGPGW domain-containing protein, translating to MSDTFQQDQQRQQQRSEPTAPSTTRRVGAALGRATRSAAHGTRETIRRNPTVDKAYRAGVGVVGGGTVALGVVMIPLPGPGALVVLGGLGILSTEFETAKKVSTKANAAVKKGVGVAKQARDRRRAAKEAASEAPAEPEVWVVKRG from the coding sequence ATGAGTGACACCTTCCAGCAGGATCAGCAGCGTCAGCAGCAGCGGTCCGAGCCGACGGCGCCGAGCACGACCCGTCGCGTGGGGGCCGCCCTCGGTCGGGCCACACGCAGTGCCGCGCACGGAACCCGAGAGACGATCCGCCGCAATCCGACTGTCGACAAGGCCTATCGGGCCGGCGTGGGCGTCGTCGGTGGAGGCACCGTGGCACTCGGCGTAGTGATGATCCCGCTGCCGGGCCCGGGAGCCCTCGTGGTGCTCGGGGGCCTCGGCATCCTCTCGACCGAGTTCGAGACGGCCAAGAAGGTCAGCACCAAAGCCAACGCTGCTGTGAAAAAGGGCGTCGGCGTGGCCAAGCAGGCACGCGACCGCAGGCGAGCGGCGAAGGAGGCCGCCTCCGAGGCACCGGCCGAGCCCGAGGTCTGGGTGGTGAAGAGGGGCTGA
- a CDS encoding endonuclease/exonuclease/phosphatase family protein, with the protein MGGGVRDPRPERAVIRVVTWNVLWWFDPQPEARQRGIRSIVADLAPDIVGLQECWASAETTQADAVAEVTGGHAAFVATSLPPVPPEDADRLGMRMGIGLVCRWPITATEAIELPVTHRQVPPVALVASVEHPSGPLSLVVAATEWEPEYADDHRAQTKRLARLIEELARAGRPVMLLADLNADASQVEFAPLAEVASDTWERGGGMTDAVTLSSAVPFAPLEATKQIDRRVDHILTRPALEVERAFLVDRAVDGMYPSDHFPVVADVVLERMP; encoded by the coding sequence ATGGGCGGAGGCGTTCGGGACCCGCGACCGGAGCGCGCGGTCATCAGGGTCGTCACGTGGAACGTGCTGTGGTGGTTCGATCCGCAGCCCGAGGCGCGCCAGCGCGGCATCCGGAGCATCGTGGCCGACCTCGCCCCCGACATCGTCGGTCTGCAGGAGTGCTGGGCATCGGCGGAGACGACGCAGGCGGATGCCGTCGCCGAGGTGACCGGCGGGCATGCCGCGTTCGTGGCCACCTCGCTGCCGCCGGTCCCGCCCGAAGACGCCGATCGCCTGGGGATGCGCATGGGCATCGGGCTGGTGTGTCGGTGGCCGATCACCGCCACCGAGGCTATCGAACTGCCGGTGACCCATCGCCAGGTTCCGCCTGTGGCGCTCGTGGCGTCGGTCGAGCATCCGTCAGGACCTCTGAGCCTCGTGGTGGCCGCGACGGAGTGGGAGCCGGAGTACGCCGACGACCATCGTGCCCAGACCAAGCGGCTGGCGCGCCTGATCGAAGAGCTGGCCCGGGCAGGTCGGCCCGTGATGCTGCTGGCCGACCTCAACGCCGATGCGAGCCAGGTCGAGTTCGCGCCTCTGGCTGAGGTGGCATCGGACACCTGGGAACGCGGTGGCGGGATGACGGATGCGGTCACGCTGAGTTCCGCCGTGCCGTTCGCCCCGCTGGAGGCGACGAAGCAGATCGACCGTCGCGTCGACCACATCCTCACGCGGCCGGCGCTCGAGGTGGAGAGGGCGTTTCTCGTCGACCGTGCCGTTGACGGCATGTATCCGTCTGACCACTTCCCGGTGGTGGCCGATGTCGTGCTGGAGCGGATGCCGTAG
- a CDS encoding MBL fold metallo-hydrolase, with translation MSPQRMRAAEVSDGVFLVEHGHVNSYLVAGTSDTDGLTLIDSGLPRGYQALAATLRWLGRDFGDIRGLVLTHGHFDHVGTAKRLVEEHRIPVWVHEDDRYITRHPYSYEHERARTRYPVEHPRSVPVLAAMAAAGALAVHGVDVSNLLQPGVAVDLPGQPIPLATPGHTAGHCGFHLADRGVLISGDALVTFDPYTAERGPRIVARAATADSDQAMRSLAVFEETDAALVLPGHGEPWRHGIREAVDAARVVGVA, from the coding sequence ATGAGTCCCCAGCGCATGCGTGCAGCCGAAGTGAGTGACGGCGTCTTCCTGGTGGAGCACGGTCACGTGAACAGCTATCTCGTCGCCGGAACGAGCGACACCGACGGTTTGACCCTGATCGACAGCGGACTGCCGCGCGGGTACCAGGCACTCGCGGCGACGCTGCGCTGGCTGGGCCGCGACTTCGGCGACATTCGCGGGCTCGTGCTGACGCACGGTCACTTCGATCACGTCGGGACGGCGAAGCGTCTGGTGGAGGAGCACCGCATCCCGGTGTGGGTGCACGAGGACGACAGGTACATCACTCGGCATCCGTACAGCTACGAGCACGAGCGCGCCCGCACGCGCTACCCGGTGGAGCATCCGCGGTCGGTGCCGGTACTGGCGGCGATGGCGGCGGCCGGGGCGCTCGCCGTGCACGGGGTCGACGTGAGCAACCTTCTCCAGCCCGGAGTCGCCGTCGACCTGCCCGGGCAGCCGATCCCGCTTGCGACTCCTGGCCACACGGCCGGACACTGCGGGTTCCATCTCGCCGACCGGGGTGTTCTGATCAGCGGCGATGCCCTGGTGACCTTCGACCCGTACACGGCCGAGCGCGGACCCCGCATCGTGGCGCGCGCGGCCACCGCCGACAGCGACCAGGCGATGCGATCGCTCGCGGTCTTCGAGGAGACGGATGCCGCCCTCGTGCTGCCCGGCCACGGCGAACCGTGGCGGCACGGCATCAGGGAGGCCGTCGACGCCGCCCGAGTGGTGGGCGTCGCGTAG
- a CDS encoding L-dopachrome tautomerase-related protein produces MSNAFFGSTGEVEPRAADEPRGSLELVHSFDDGPMPTGVSVSHSGRIFVNFPKWGDDVRATVVELRDGEQHPFPDEAWNSPSSDDDENALVSVQSIVVDPADRLWILDTGSPMFQPTKRGGPKLVCVDLTTDAVVQTIVFEPDVALPTTYLNDVRFDLRQGDGGVAYITDSSDQGPNGIIVVDLATGEAWRRLHDHPSTKALPPQEMVPMAEGRVFAERSAGEPPKPVTMGSDGIAISSDGERLWYCPLISRRWYSVSTEALRDRAVSELAVAASVVDEGDKGGGADGLESDDAGRLYATNYEHNAILRRLPSGELQTLVQDERMLWPDTMSVATDGHLYFTANQLHRQEKYQDGEDLRQYPYSLFRVRIDAGPVLLR; encoded by the coding sequence ATGTCCAACGCATTCTTCGGATCGACCGGTGAGGTGGAACCTCGCGCCGCGGATGAGCCGCGCGGCTCGCTGGAGCTGGTGCACTCCTTCGACGACGGGCCGATGCCGACCGGTGTCAGCGTCTCGCACTCTGGCCGCATCTTCGTGAACTTCCCGAAGTGGGGCGACGACGTGCGCGCGACCGTGGTCGAGCTGCGGGATGGCGAGCAGCATCCGTTCCCCGATGAGGCGTGGAACAGCCCCTCGAGCGACGACGACGAGAACGCCCTCGTCTCGGTGCAGAGCATCGTCGTCGATCCGGCCGACCGACTGTGGATCCTCGACACCGGAAGCCCCATGTTCCAGCCGACGAAGCGGGGCGGACCGAAGCTGGTCTGCGTCGACCTGACAACGGATGCCGTCGTGCAGACGATCGTGTTCGAGCCCGACGTCGCGTTGCCCACCACCTATCTCAACGACGTCAGGTTCGACCTGAGGCAGGGCGACGGCGGAGTCGCCTACATCACCGATTCCTCCGACCAGGGCCCGAACGGCATCATCGTCGTCGACCTCGCCACGGGTGAGGCATGGCGACGCCTGCACGATCACCCGAGCACCAAGGCCCTGCCGCCGCAGGAGATGGTGCCGATGGCCGAGGGCCGGGTCTTCGCCGAACGCTCGGCCGGGGAGCCGCCGAAGCCCGTGACGATGGGGTCGGACGGCATCGCCATCTCGAGCGACGGCGAGCGCCTCTGGTACTGCCCGCTCATCTCCCGCCGCTGGTACAGCGTGTCGACCGAGGCGCTGCGCGATCGCGCCGTGAGCGAGCTGGCCGTTGCGGCATCCGTCGTCGACGAGGGTGACAAGGGCGGGGGAGCCGACGGCCTCGAATCCGACGACGCCGGACGCCTCTATGCGACGAACTACGAGCACAACGCCATCCTGCGCCGGCTTCCGAGCGGCGAACTGCAGACGCTGGTGCAAGACGAACGGATGCTCTGGCCCGACACCATGTCGGTGGCCACCGACGGGCACCTGTACTTCACGGCCAACCAGCTGCATCGGCAGGAGAAGTACCAGGACGGCGAAGACCTGCGGCAGTACCCGTATTCGCTGTTCAGGGTGCGCATCGACGCCGGCCCCGTGCTGCTGCGCTGA
- a CDS encoding glycosyl hydrolase 53 family protein has product MRKRSTWSRVGLGALAGAVAAAISIPAGAIGVVGAASAASAAEVDGPVEAGIFVNKVENLSPDFVNGVDVSSVLSEEASGVVYRDADGNPQDIFETLHESGVNTVRVRVWNDPYDADGNGYGGGTVDVPRAVEIGERATAAGMKVLVDFHYSDFWADPGRQLAPKAWQGLSPAETVTALHDFTTEALTAFAEAGVDVSMVQIGNETNNAIAGYTRAGTAIDQQFAALLQAGATATRETLPDALVAVHFTNPETPGRYATYAAGLAQFGVDYDVFASSYYPYWHGTPANLTAVLSQIATTYGKKVMVAETSWAHTLDDGDGFSNSIGSGTITDAYPASVQGQATQLRDVIAAVAAVGDAGIGVFYWEPAWIPVGPPSAIETNKTLWERDGSGWATSYAKGYDPVNVGDFFGGSSWDNQALFAFDGTALESLRTFEYVRTGAAAPREIVSVEKVALSVTDGAPVALPSTITVTYNDATTEHPTVAWSKAAGYIRGPGTYSIPGRTSTGIAVTASVTVLAANLVRNHSFEDADTSAWTFTGPAARTQTADGSDGDFAVTFWNGTAYTTSATQKLTGVPAGTYTLQATTQGTNSPATDVRTLAATTSAGSWSAPLEFTAWNEFHTATLQSVVVGSDGVVTIAANFSLSAGAWGVLDDVRLVKVEKASTVDKRPIQALLTVAARVTPAKYTPASVAGLNEAVAIGTVVVTSPRATKADVIRSSLLVTAALLKLRRA; this is encoded by the coding sequence GTGAGAAAACGAAGCACCTGGAGCCGCGTGGGGCTGGGGGCCCTGGCCGGCGCAGTCGCGGCCGCCATCTCGATTCCCGCCGGGGCGATCGGCGTCGTCGGCGCCGCGAGCGCGGCATCCGCAGCCGAAGTGGACGGCCCGGTCGAAGCCGGCATCTTCGTGAACAAGGTGGAGAACCTCTCCCCCGACTTCGTGAACGGCGTCGACGTGTCGAGTGTGCTCAGCGAGGAGGCGTCCGGCGTCGTCTACCGCGACGCCGACGGGAACCCGCAGGACATCTTCGAGACCCTTCACGAGAGCGGCGTCAACACCGTGCGAGTGCGGGTCTGGAACGATCCGTACGACGCCGACGGCAACGGCTACGGCGGCGGCACCGTCGACGTCCCCCGCGCCGTCGAGATCGGCGAGCGCGCCACGGCCGCCGGCATGAAAGTGCTCGTCGACTTCCACTACTCCGATTTCTGGGCCGACCCCGGGCGCCAGCTGGCCCCGAAGGCCTGGCAGGGCCTGTCACCGGCCGAGACGGTTACAGCACTGCACGACTTCACGACTGAGGCGCTCACGGCGTTCGCGGAAGCCGGCGTCGACGTCAGCATGGTGCAGATCGGCAACGAGACGAACAACGCCATCGCCGGCTACACCCGCGCCGGCACGGCCATCGACCAGCAGTTCGCCGCACTCCTGCAGGCGGGAGCGACAGCGACCCGGGAGACCCTCCCCGACGCCCTCGTCGCCGTGCACTTCACCAATCCCGAGACACCCGGACGCTACGCCACCTACGCCGCCGGCCTGGCGCAATTCGGCGTCGACTACGACGTCTTCGCGAGTTCCTACTACCCCTACTGGCACGGCACTCCCGCGAACCTCACCGCCGTGCTGAGTCAGATCGCGACCACCTACGGCAAGAAGGTCATGGTGGCCGAGACCTCGTGGGCGCACACTCTCGACGACGGAGACGGATTCTCCAACTCCATCGGATCGGGCACCATCACCGACGCCTACCCCGCCAGCGTGCAGGGCCAGGCCACCCAGTTGCGTGACGTCATCGCGGCCGTGGCGGCTGTCGGTGATGCCGGCATCGGCGTCTTCTACTGGGAGCCGGCGTGGATCCCGGTCGGCCCGCCGAGCGCCATCGAGACCAACAAGACGCTCTGGGAGCGCGACGGATCCGGCTGGGCCACGAGCTACGCGAAGGGCTACGACCCGGTGAACGTCGGCGACTTCTTCGGCGGATCCTCGTGGGACAACCAGGCGCTCTTCGCCTTCGACGGCACGGCTCTCGAGTCGCTCCGCACCTTCGAATACGTGCGCACCGGCGCCGCAGCCCCGCGCGAGATCGTCTCGGTCGAGAAGGTCGCCCTCTCGGTGACGGATGGCGCCCCCGTCGCTCTCCCGTCCACGATCACCGTGACCTATAACGACGCCACGACCGAGCACCCCACCGTCGCCTGGAGCAAGGCCGCCGGCTACATCCGTGGCCCGGGCACCTACTCGATTCCGGGTAGGACGTCGACGGGCATCGCCGTGACGGCATCCGTCACCGTGCTCGCCGCGAACCTGGTGAGGAACCACAGTTTCGAGGACGCCGACACCAGCGCCTGGACCTTCACCGGCCCGGCCGCGCGCACCCAGACGGCCGACGGGTCCGACGGCGACTTCGCCGTCACCTTCTGGAACGGCACCGCCTATACGACGTCGGCGACGCAGAAGCTCACCGGGGTTCCGGCCGGAACCTACACGCTGCAGGCCACGACGCAGGGAACGAACTCCCCGGCGACGGATGTGCGCACGCTCGCGGCGACGACGTCGGCGGGCAGCTGGAGCGCTCCGCTCGAGTTCACAGCCTGGAACGAGTTCCACACCGCGACGCTGCAGTCGGTCGTCGTCGGCTCCGACGGCGTCGTCACCATCGCGGCGAACTTCTCGCTCTCGGCCGGAGCGTGGGGCGTGCTCGACGACGTGCGCCTGGTGAAGGTGGAGAAGGCGTCGACGGTCGACAAGCGCCCGATCCAGGCGCTGCTCACGGTGGCCGCTCGGGTGACGCCGGCGAAGTACACGCCGGCCTCCGTCGCGGGCCTGAACGAGGCCGTCGCGATCGGGACCGTCGTGGTGACGTCACCGCGGGCCACCAAGGCCGACGTCATCAGGAGCTCGCTCCTCGTGACGGCCGCGTTGCTCAAGCTGCGGCGCGCCTAG